The region GATATTTGGAGTACCAGATGAATATCTGCCATATTTAAAAACTCGTTAAATATTTCTTTTTTCTGAACTTGTAGAAAAGATATGTTCCTGAGCCCCATTCTTGAAGCCTGTTCCTGAAGCTGATCCTTGTAGGGGCCTGATGAACATATTATAAACTTGACGTGATCATGATCTATAAGTTCTTGAGCGGCAACAAGAATGCGCTCGAGACGTTGTTTTACACCAACAGCGCCTGAATAAAGATATATAATATCATCTGCCTTATACCCCCACTTAACTTTTAGCTTATCCCTATTATCTAAAGGAAAAAAGTAATCAGTATCTACCCAATTGGGGAAAAATATTATTTCGCGATCAACCTTTGCTCGAATTTTCTTTATCATGCCGGTCGATATACTGCTCACAAAATCCGCCCGCTTAAGAATGTTGTATTCTACTTTAAACAAGCCGGCCAATATTCGCTTTTTAGAAAAAAGCTTTAAATCCCGGGCAGCTTCAATCTGCATATCTTGTATGTGATAAAGAAGCTTACCGCCAGTTACTGACCGCAACATTAGCCCTAAATATGCCAAATGAAATGGCGGAGCTATAGTAACAATAAGATCAAATCTTGCTTTTGTAAAAATAATTTTAAAAACGATGAAAAACTTTGCAACCCAAAATGAAAAATCCTGGAGAGCGCGTTGTTTACCAGTAGGGTCGCTCGGGATATAAGATGGGCATCGGTAGATAGTAAGAGAGCCTCCGCTTTTCTCGTTATAGAAAGTTTCTTTTTTATACCACCTGTTTGTATATGGTTCCTGAACTTTCCAGTACGGGTAATAAGGAAAAGTGGTGATTACAGTACAATCGTGTCCTTTCCCAACGAGCCAGTTAATCATTTCACCGTTGTACTTTCCAATACCTATAGGTTCGGGAGCAAAGTTATGGCTAATTAATAATATCCTTTTTTTATCCATCTAAAACTGCGCCTCTGGCTTAGCAAGTATGCTCGTTGGCTATAAAACCTTTAAAGATAAAAATTTTATGAAGTATATCGCACGCGACAATGCGTTACCATGTGATAAATCAATCTTATTAAACAAGGTAGTTTTAGCTATGTGCAAATAATTACAAGAAGCTTTAATCTAACCGTTATCACGCCCCCTTAGGAGTTCACGTGTTTTTAATACAATAAAATACTCATAAATGGACAGCATAGTAGTATATGTAAATCCAACAGCACCATCCATAAATGCCCTTTTTATCATGATCATATACAACCATCTAACAACAGGTCTGCCAGGTAATTTATAGAAAAGGCCTTTTTGATGATATCTGCGTTCAGTAAAGTCATCACCAAATAAAGCTTTCGATATAGAAAAATTTTGACCAGTGGTCAATTGCTGGATTCGCATTTCTGCTTCTTTGTCAGCGTAATTTAAATGCCTGCTAAACCAAAATTTAATTCCCTTGCTAAATGGATAATGATCTAAATACCCCTTTATTCTGCCAACATTACCATCCGGAATAGATAAAGGATTTACCAGTCTCTCGTATCTCATCTTTTCCGGCCGGAACAAACGCAAATAAAAAGGTGATACTTGCGCATGTTTAAGCCATTTGCCGTTCCATGCAAAGTCTCTTCGCTGTATTTCAAATGCCACTATGTTGGTATCTTCAGGCACTTGCAAAATGGCTTCTTTTAAAGTTGTGGATACTCGTTCGTCAGCATCAATGTATAGCACCCACTTGTGTTTAAACGTAATGTTCTTCAAGCCCCAATTTTGATGAGCAGCCCAGTTATCAAACGTTCGCTGCGTTACATGTGCACCCGCAGATGCTGCTAGTTGAACAGTGCGATCTTCACTAAATGAATCATAAACATGTATATCATCGCACCATTTCACCGACTCCAAACAACCCGGTAAATCCTGTTCTTCATTCTTTGTGAGGATAAGTACTGATACCATAGTAGGTTAAATATTAAAAAAGGTTGCATTCTGTTCTATATGCTTTTCATTAAACATAGAGCAAAGTAAAACAC is a window of Mucilaginibacter terrenus DNA encoding:
- a CDS encoding glycosyltransferase family 2 protein; translation: MVSVLILTKNEEQDLPGCLESVKWCDDIHVYDSFSEDRTVQLAASAGAHVTQRTFDNWAAHQNWGLKNITFKHKWVLYIDADERVSTTLKEAILQVPEDTNIVAFEIQRRDFAWNGKWLKHAQVSPFYLRLFRPEKMRYERLVNPLSIPDGNVGRIKGYLDHYPFSKGIKFWFSRHLNYADKEAEMRIQQLTTGQNFSISKALFGDDFTERRYHQKGLFYKLPGRPVVRWLYMIMIKRAFMDGAVGFTYTTMLSIYEYFIVLKTRELLRGRDNG
- a CDS encoding WcaI family glycosyltransferase, encoding MDKKRILLISHNFAPEPIGIGKYNGEMINWLVGKGHDCTVITTFPYYPYWKVQEPYTNRWYKKETFYNEKSGGSLTIYRCPSYIPSDPTGKQRALQDFSFWVAKFFIVFKIIFTKARFDLIVTIAPPFHLAYLGLMLRSVTGGKLLYHIQDMQIEAARDLKLFSKKRILAGLFKVEYNILKRADFVSSISTGMIKKIRAKVDREIIFFPNWVDTDYFFPLDNRDKLKVKWGYKADDIIYLYSGAVGVKQRLERILVAAQELIDHDHVKFIICSSGPYKDQLQEQASRMGLRNISFLQVQKKEIFNEFLNMADIHLVLQISDAGDLVMPSKLTTILAVGGASIVTASEGTSLHEMVTAYDFGYVVKSQDKDMQDILVKQILDIKLDGELQRKRENARKYALEYLNVDNVMGKFVDNFL